In Ilumatobacter fluminis, the following proteins share a genomic window:
- a CDS encoding ABC transporter ATP-binding protein: protein MTEPIGRFSASGTIGRGLQEAPILRQGLALTWLLAAVGAGGRVIVPIVIQQAIDRGLDDSGSGISVDMSFVAWCAVIGIVAQLIAAVSQRTAIVRLGTRSEQALNDLRTRLINHIHKISLADHNEERRGALVARTTSDIETLAEFFRWGGLAWLINGTLMVIVAGVMLAYNWLLALIAIGFAIPLFIVLQAVQRHLVKAYETARRRVGDMLGSVSELVTGAETIREYDAGDMLLERNNELVKKRSDAQIRGGIIGAFLFPLGEVFSVVTIATIVAVGVGIGPGGGLTSGALIGFIFLTYRFLEPIAEFTEVLDQTQTAVAGLRRVLGVLDIPVEPPPPEHPRPLPAGRLDIDIDDVTFAYRSRGVRTGSDDVVLEHISIHIPAGQQVAMVGATGSGKTTLGRLIARMADPIAGDIRLGGVPLSQVADADLRSRLVVVAQEPFLFDDSIYANAVFSEPDTSRAQVDRLVDTLDIRDWIDSLPEGLDTRVGERGDALSAGERQLVALLRAGVADPDVLILDEATSSVDALTEVRTSRALQHLAEGRTTIAIAHRLSTAARADRVLVLDHGRLVEDGHHDELLTADGPYRRLYDAWLAATSTT from the coding sequence ATGACCGAACCGATCGGCCGCTTCTCCGCCTCCGGCACCATCGGCCGCGGCCTCCAGGAGGCACCGATCCTGCGCCAGGGCCTCGCGCTCACCTGGCTCCTCGCCGCCGTCGGCGCCGGTGGCCGCGTCATCGTGCCGATCGTCATCCAGCAGGCGATCGACCGCGGCCTCGACGACAGCGGGTCTGGCATCAGCGTCGACATGTCGTTCGTCGCCTGGTGCGCCGTGATCGGCATCGTCGCCCAACTGATCGCGGCGGTGAGCCAACGCACCGCGATCGTCCGCCTCGGCACACGCAGCGAGCAGGCCCTCAACGACCTGCGGACGCGGCTCATCAACCACATCCACAAGATCAGCCTCGCCGACCACAACGAGGAACGTCGCGGCGCGCTCGTCGCCCGCACCACCAGCGACATCGAGACCCTCGCCGAGTTCTTCCGATGGGGAGGCCTCGCCTGGCTGATCAACGGCACCCTGATGGTGATCGTCGCGGGCGTCATGCTCGCCTACAACTGGCTGCTCGCCCTGATCGCGATCGGGTTCGCGATCCCGCTCTTCATCGTGCTGCAAGCCGTGCAGCGTCACCTGGTGAAGGCCTACGAGACGGCACGTCGTCGCGTCGGCGACATGCTCGGCTCCGTCAGCGAACTCGTCACCGGCGCCGAGACGATTCGCGAGTACGACGCCGGCGACATGCTGCTCGAACGGAACAACGAGCTGGTGAAGAAGCGATCCGACGCCCAGATCCGCGGCGGCATCATCGGTGCGTTCCTGTTCCCGCTCGGCGAGGTGTTCTCGGTCGTCACGATCGCCACCATCGTCGCGGTCGGCGTCGGCATCGGCCCAGGCGGCGGGCTCACGTCGGGTGCCCTGATCGGCTTCATCTTCCTCACGTACCGGTTCCTCGAACCGATCGCCGAGTTCACCGAGGTGCTCGACCAGACCCAGACCGCCGTGGCGGGCCTGCGCCGCGTGCTCGGCGTGCTCGACATCCCCGTCGAACCGCCACCGCCCGAACACCCACGCCCCCTGCCCGCCGGCCGCCTCGACATCGACATCGACGACGTCACCTTCGCCTACCGCAGCCGCGGCGTGCGCACCGGCTCCGACGATGTCGTGCTCGAACACATCTCGATCCACATCCCCGCCGGCCAGCAGGTGGCGATGGTCGGTGCGACCGGTTCGGGCAAGACCACGCTGGGCCGCCTCATCGCCCGCATGGCCGACCCGATCGCCGGCGACATCCGCCTCGGCGGGGTGCCGCTCAGCCAGGTGGCCGACGCCGATCTGCGCTCCCGGCTCGTCGTCGTGGCGCAGGAACCATTCCTCTTCGACGACTCGATCTACGCGAACGCCGTGTTCTCCGAGCCCGACACCAGCCGAGCACAGGTCGATCGGCTCGTCGACACGCTCGACATCCGTGACTGGATCGACTCGTTGCCCGAGGGTCTCGACACCCGGGTCGGCGAACGAGGCGACGCGCTCTCGGCCGGCGAACGTCAGCTCGTCGCGCTCTTGCGTGCCGGCGTCGCCGACCCCGACGTGCTGATCCTCGACGAGGCGACCTCGTCGGTCGACGCGCTCACCGAGGTGCGCACGTCACGCGCCCTCCAGCACCTCGCCGAAGGCCGGACCACCATCGCGATCGCACACCGCCTGTCGACGGCGGCGCGCGCCGACCGGGTGCTGGTGCTCGACCACGGCCGGCTCGTGGAAGACGGCCACCACGACGAGCTCCTCACCGCCGACGGCCCGTACCGCCGGCTGTACGACGCCTGGCTCGCCGCCACCTCCACCACCTGA
- a CDS encoding 4Fe-4S dicluster domain-containing protein: protein MADPYVITSPCIDTKDKACVEVCPVQCIYEIRDGKLVSEFPDGEVANEHQPHPDLQHLHGDSMLYINPDECTACDACMPVCPVDAIFPGDQVPDDEAEFVDVNRFVFAEATATA, encoded by the coding sequence ATGGCAGACCCGTACGTCATCACGTCACCGTGCATCGACACCAAGGACAAGGCCTGTGTGGAGGTGTGTCCGGTGCAGTGCATCTACGAGATCCGCGACGGCAAGCTCGTCTCCGAGTTCCCCGACGGCGAGGTCGCCAACGAGCACCAGCCGCACCCCGACCTGCAGCACCTGCACGGCGACTCGATGCTCTACATCAATCCGGACGAGTGCACGGCGTGCGACGCCTGCATGCCGGTGTGTCCGGTCGACGCCATCTTCCCCGGCGACCAGGTGCCCGACGACGAAGCCGAGTTCGTCGACGTCAACCGGTTCGTCTTCGCCGAAGCGACCGCCACCGCCTGA
- a CDS encoding DUF192 domain-containing protein yields MRGVLVTLMLVAGLVGCSSDDGSGDATAVASTLVDTAPTTPLVATEPTVTANAETASTEPAVTDPAGTELASTEPASTTVPAESVTPEGFDRVRATVTTADGEVCELCLWMADSSRSRAQGLMGVTDLGDGDGMAFVYGAPHTGTFWMKNTPLPLSIAFFDEQGGYLDSFDMEPCEADPCPVYPTAPQFLVAIETVQGGLDALGIAEGSRLRLTTLACE; encoded by the coding sequence ATGCGTGGCGTGCTCGTGACCTTGATGCTGGTGGCCGGATTGGTCGGCTGCTCGTCCGACGACGGGTCGGGTGATGCCACCGCTGTCGCCTCGACCCTCGTCGACACGGCGCCGACGACACCGCTCGTGGCGACCGAGCCGACCGTCACGGCGAACGCCGAAACCGCAAGCACCGAACCGGCAGTCACCGATCCAGCCGGCACCGAGCTCGCGAGCACCGAGCCGGCGAGCACCACGGTGCCGGCCGAGTCGGTGACACCGGAGGGGTTCGACCGGGTGCGGGCCACCGTGACCACCGCCGACGGCGAGGTGTGCGAGTTGTGCCTGTGGATGGCCGACTCGTCGCGGTCGCGAGCACAGGGCTTGATGGGCGTCACCGATCTCGGCGACGGCGACGGGATGGCGTTCGTCTACGGCGCGCCGCACACCGGCACGTTCTGGATGAAGAACACGCCGCTGCCGCTCTCGATCGCGTTCTTCGACGAGCAAGGTGGCTACCTCGACTCGTTCGACATGGAGCCGTGCGAGGCCGACCCGTGCCCGGTGTACCCGACCGCTCCGCAGTTCCTCGTCGCGATCGAGACGGTGCAAGGCGGCCTCGACGCCCTCGGCATCGCCGAGGGCAGCCGCCTCCGACTCACCACCCTCGCCTGCGAATAG
- a CDS encoding acryloyl-CoA reductase, with protein sequence MTEFRGFQAVTDGEAVERGVTTLTTDDLPDDGVLVEVHWSSVNYKDGLASTPTGKVARISPIVPGVDLSGVLLEDAPGMPAGTEVIAHGYGIGVSRHGGYAELARVPADWLVALPDGLSLRDSMVVGTGGFTAALSVIALQDHGVTPDAGPVLVTGATGGVGSTAVDILSNLGYEVVASSGKADAADFLRGLGASDVIDRAEFSEESKRPLESTRWAGAVDCVGGVTLANVLKQVHYGGSVAASGLTGGPGLPTTVLPFILRGVNLLGIDSVEMDIARRRAAWARIGSDLKPSNLDAIGHDVTLDDLDTVLTDILAGKAKGRSVVALR encoded by the coding sequence ATGACGGAGTTCCGGGGTTTTCAGGCGGTCACCGACGGCGAAGCGGTCGAGCGTGGGGTGACCACGCTCACCACCGACGATCTGCCCGATGACGGTGTGCTCGTCGAGGTGCATTGGTCGAGCGTCAACTACAAGGACGGCCTGGCCTCCACCCCGACCGGCAAGGTCGCCCGCATCTCACCGATCGTCCCGGGTGTCGACCTGAGCGGTGTGTTGCTCGAGGACGCGCCGGGTATGCCGGCCGGCACCGAGGTGATCGCCCACGGTTACGGCATCGGCGTGTCGCGCCACGGCGGCTACGCCGAACTCGCCCGCGTCCCCGCCGACTGGCTGGTGGCGTTGCCCGACGGCTTGTCGTTGCGCGACTCGATGGTGGTCGGCACCGGCGGCTTCACCGCCGCCCTGTCGGTGATCGCCCTGCAGGATCACGGCGTCACACCCGACGCCGGTCCGGTGCTCGTCACCGGTGCCACCGGTGGTGTGGGCTCGACCGCCGTCGACATCTTGTCGAACCTCGGGTACGAGGTCGTCGCCAGCAGCGGCAAGGCCGACGCCGCCGACTTCCTGCGTGGCCTCGGCGCCTCCGACGTGATCGACCGGGCCGAGTTCTCGGAGGAATCGAAGCGTCCGCTCGAGTCGACGCGGTGGGCCGGCGCGGTCGACTGCGTGGGCGGTGTCACGCTGGCGAACGTGCTGAAGCAGGTGCACTACGGCGGTTCGGTCGCAGCGAGCGGGCTCACCGGTGGCCCCGGCCTGCCGACCACCGTGCTGCCGTTCATCCTCCGTGGCGTCAACCTGCTCGGTATCGACTCGGTCGAGATGGACATCGCGCGGCGCCGCGCGGCATGGGCCCGCATCGGCTCCGACCTGAAGCCGTCGAATCTCGACGCGATCGGCCACGACGTGACCCTCGACGATCTCGACACGGTCCTCACCGACATTCTCGCCGGCAAGGCCAAGGGCCGCAGCGTCGTCGCGCTGCGCTGA
- the mftD gene encoding pre-mycofactocin synthase MftD (MftD, an enzyme found in the mycofactocin biosynthesis locus, performs an oxidative deamination of 3-amino-5-[(p-hydroxyphenyl)methyl]-4,4-dimethyl-2-pyrrolidinone (AHDP). The resulting compound, now called pre-mycofactocin (PMFT), is a biologically active redox cofactor that can oxidize the non-exchangeable NADH of TIGR03971 family SDR-type oxidoreductases.), producing the protein MPNSWFESVAVAQRRAKRLLPRSVYKALVAGTERGQTLDDNEAAFRELGVKPLTAGQPAERAMATEVMGQPLSMPVMISPTGVQAVHPDGEVAVARAAAARGIAMGLSSFASKPIEEVIAANPQTFFQIYWAGDRDSMAARLDRAKANGAVGLIVTLDWSFVHSRDWGSPDIPQDMSLRTMAKHAPEVAVKPLWLWEWVRTGALPGLGVPNFVQPGERVPGFFEAYGTWMGTPPPTWDDIAWLREQWGGEFMVKGIMRVDEAKRAVDAGATAISVSNHGGNNLDGTPSPMRVLPGIAAAVGDQVDVVMDGGIRRGSDVVKALALGAKATMIGRAYLWGLAANGQAGVENVLDILRMGIDSAMLGLGRSSIDDLSPDDLLIPDNFER; encoded by the coding sequence ATGCCCAACAGCTGGTTCGAATCGGTCGCAGTCGCGCAGCGGCGCGCGAAGCGGCTCCTCCCCCGTTCGGTCTACAAGGCGCTCGTCGCCGGCACCGAGCGCGGCCAGACGCTCGACGACAACGAGGCGGCGTTCCGCGAGCTCGGCGTGAAGCCGCTCACCGCCGGTCAGCCGGCCGAACGGGCCATGGCAACCGAGGTCATGGGCCAGCCGCTGTCGATGCCGGTGATGATCTCGCCGACCGGCGTGCAGGCCGTCCATCCCGACGGTGAGGTCGCCGTGGCTCGTGCGGCCGCCGCCCGCGGCATCGCGATGGGACTGTCGTCGTTCGCCAGCAAGCCGATCGAAGAGGTCATCGCCGCGAACCCGCAGACGTTCTTCCAGATCTACTGGGCGGGCGATCGCGACTCGATGGCGGCTCGGCTCGACCGTGCCAAGGCAAACGGCGCGGTCGGCCTGATCGTCACCCTCGACTGGTCGTTCGTGCACAGCCGCGACTGGGGCAGCCCCGACATCCCGCAGGACATGAGCCTGCGCACGATGGCCAAGCACGCACCCGAAGTGGCCGTGAAGCCGCTGTGGCTGTGGGAGTGGGTGCGCACGGGCGCGCTGCCCGGTCTCGGTGTGCCGAACTTCGTCCAGCCCGGTGAGCGCGTGCCCGGGTTCTTCGAGGCGTACGGCACCTGGATGGGCACGCCGCCGCCCACGTGGGACGACATCGCCTGGCTGCGCGAGCAGTGGGGCGGCGAGTTCATGGTCAAGGGCATCATGCGCGTCGACGAGGCCAAGCGGGCGGTCGACGCCGGCGCGACCGCCATCTCGGTGTCGAACCACGGCGGCAACAACCTCGACGGCACACCGTCGCCGATGCGGGTGCTGCCCGGCATCGCCGCGGCGGTCGGAGACCAGGTCGACGTCGTGATGGACGGCGGCATCCGCCGCGGCAGCGACGTCGTGAAGGCACTGGCGCTCGGCGCCAAGGCGACGATGATCGGCCGTGCCTACCTGTGGGGCCTCGCCGCCAACGGTCAGGCCGGCGTCGAGAACGTGCTCGACATCCTCCGGATGGGCATCGACTCGGCCATGTTGGGCCTCGGCAGGTCGTCGATCGACGACCTGTCCCCCGACGACCTCCTCATCCCCGACAACTTCGAACGCTGA
- a CDS encoding DUF5318 family protein — protein MGFSVGALRGGEQPQRGIVDHRLARRMLINQVRLGRISRTEVCDAHPELIRAARNVGTETAAECPICEESKLSIVTYVFGHRLPASGKCVSTAKEIRDLRRMLRKYGGEMTAYVVEACPECRWHHLLRIIPV, from the coding sequence ATGGGCTTCTCGGTCGGTGCGTTGCGTGGAGGCGAACAGCCCCAACGCGGCATCGTCGACCATCGGCTGGCACGCCGGATGCTGATCAATCAGGTGCGGCTGGGGCGCATCTCGCGCACCGAGGTGTGCGACGCCCACCCCGAGCTCATCCGTGCCGCCCGGAACGTCGGCACCGAGACGGCGGCCGAATGCCCGATCTGCGAAGAATCGAAGCTGTCGATCGTCACCTACGTGTTCGGTCATCGGCTCCCGGCGTCGGGCAAGTGCGTGTCGACGGCGAAGGAGATCCGCGATCTGCGTCGCATGCTGCGCAAGTACGGCGGTGAGATGACCGCCTACGTCGTCGAGGCGTGCCCCGAGTGCCGCTGGCACCACCTGCTCCGCATCATCCCGGTCTGA
- a CDS encoding class I SAM-dependent methyltransferase, giving the protein MTTSVIRFGRDIPTDAELRVCGDIGDGKRALELGVSREQNALAFASCGARSIAVDPDESKIEALRSAAAEAEVTVQGITTELADLGAISSASLDLVVANHSLLDVDDLGRLLRQVHRVMRSGKPFVIAVPHPFARVYTTDEMGSKVHPYGTVGRTIGDWFIHLARSNFRVDQILELGVSEISPVPTTLILRAVKEGD; this is encoded by the coding sequence GTGACCACGTCAGTGATCAGATTCGGCCGAGACATCCCGACCGACGCAGAGCTGCGCGTCTGCGGCGACATCGGCGACGGCAAGCGCGCACTCGAACTCGGCGTCAGCCGCGAACAGAACGCCTTGGCGTTCGCATCGTGCGGCGCCCGATCGATCGCCGTCGATCCCGACGAGTCGAAGATCGAGGCGTTGCGCAGCGCTGCCGCCGAGGCGGAGGTGACCGTCCAGGGCATCACGACCGAGCTCGCCGACCTCGGCGCGATCAGCAGCGCGTCGCTCGACCTCGTGGTGGCCAACCACTCGCTCCTCGACGTCGACGACCTGGGCCGCTTGCTGCGCCAGGTGCACCGGGTGATGCGATCGGGCAAGCCGTTCGTGATCGCCGTGCCGCACCCGTTCGCCCGGGTCTACACGACCGACGAGATGGGTTCGAAGGTGCATCCGTACGGCACCGTGGGTCGCACGATCGGCGACTGGTTCATCCATCTGGCGCGCTCCAACTTCCGAGTCGACCAGATCCTCGAACTGGGTGTCAGCGAGATCAGCCCGGTGCCGACCACCCTGATCCTGCGGGCGGTCAAAGAAGGCGACTGA